One window of the Sandaracinaceae bacterium genome contains the following:
- the xdhB gene encoding xanthine dehydrogenase molybdopterin binding subunit, translated as MSVGKSISHESAEGHVTGAALYTDDLVPRYPGCLHAWPIQVMAARARVDAMHLDEVRSHPGVVAVLTADDVPGENDTGAARRDEALFPVGETAYWGQAVAWVLAESEEAAKIASLKAKIDFTPLEAITTIEQAIEAESFHTEPGEIARGDLDAAFRDAPHTATGQLYVGGQEHFYLETQAAIADVDEAGSVLIQSSTQHPSETQEIVARVLGIPRNQVVVQSLRMGGAFGGKEVQANPYAAVAAIGCKLTGRPVRVRLDRMRDFTLTGKRHPFLGKYRVAFDDEGAILGFDLDLYSDGGWSLDLSAPVFHRALFHADNAYYLPNVRVRGRVCKTNVCSHTAFRGFGGPQGMLMIEDAIDRVARAVKLPPHAVRQKNFYRPGHTTHYEQKVEQADRIERIWDELRGSSQFDERFMDIEAFNAKSAHLKRGVAITPVKFGISFTAKWYNQAGALVLVYRDGSVQVNHGGTEMGQGLHTKMLQIAAHSLGLPLERVRIMPTRTDKVPNTSATAASSGSDLNGAAVLDACEQIKDRLRPIAARMLDIDPDEVEFGDGEVRRAHLWSRSVPFAEVVEKAYMERVQLSATGFYKTPRIHFDAKAGRGKPFHYFAYGAAVTEVEVDGFTGMYTIKRVDILHDCGTSLSPLVDLGQVEGGFIQGLGWVTQEELWWADDGRLGTSNASTYKLPTLGEAPEEMHVSLLPKAEEPGVVYGSKAVGEPPFMLAISAREAIRHAVSAFASAGEPVELACPATPEKTYWAIEKLMAREAKTAMKQAQAVSGAAE; from the coding sequence ATGAGCGTCGGCAAGTCCATCTCGCACGAGAGCGCCGAAGGCCACGTCACTGGCGCGGCCCTCTACACCGACGACCTGGTCCCGCGCTATCCGGGCTGCCTCCACGCCTGGCCCATCCAGGTCATGGCCGCGCGCGCCCGCGTCGACGCGATGCACCTCGACGAGGTCCGCAGTCACCCCGGCGTGGTGGCCGTGCTCACCGCGGACGACGTGCCGGGCGAGAACGACACGGGCGCCGCGCGCCGCGACGAGGCGCTCTTCCCGGTGGGCGAGACCGCCTACTGGGGCCAGGCCGTCGCGTGGGTCCTCGCCGAGTCCGAAGAGGCGGCCAAGATCGCGTCGCTGAAGGCGAAGATCGACTTCACGCCGCTCGAGGCGATCACCACCATCGAGCAGGCCATCGAGGCGGAGAGCTTCCACACCGAGCCGGGCGAGATCGCGCGCGGGGACCTCGACGCGGCGTTCCGCGACGCGCCCCACACCGCGACCGGCCAGCTCTACGTCGGCGGGCAGGAGCACTTCTACCTCGAGACCCAGGCCGCCATCGCCGACGTGGACGAGGCGGGCAGCGTGCTCATCCAGTCGAGCACCCAGCACCCGTCCGAGACGCAGGAGATCGTCGCGCGCGTGCTCGGCATCCCCCGCAACCAGGTCGTCGTGCAGTCGCTCCGCATGGGCGGCGCCTTCGGCGGCAAGGAGGTGCAGGCCAACCCCTACGCGGCCGTCGCCGCCATCGGATGCAAGCTCACCGGCCGCCCCGTCCGCGTGCGCCTCGACCGGATGCGCGACTTCACGCTGACCGGCAAGCGCCACCCCTTCCTCGGCAAGTACCGCGTCGCGTTCGACGACGAGGGCGCGATCCTCGGCTTCGACCTCGACCTCTACTCCGACGGCGGCTGGTCGCTGGATCTGAGCGCCCCGGTCTTCCACCGCGCGCTCTTCCACGCCGACAACGCGTATTACCTGCCCAATGTCCGCGTACGCGGCCGCGTCTGCAAGACCAACGTCTGCTCGCACACCGCCTTCCGCGGTTTCGGCGGCCCGCAGGGCATGCTGATGATCGAGGATGCGATCGATCGCGTGGCCCGCGCGGTGAAGCTCCCGCCGCACGCGGTGCGTCAGAAGAACTTCTACCGCCCCGGTCACACCACGCACTACGAGCAGAAGGTCGAGCAGGCCGATCGCATCGAGCGCATCTGGGACGAGCTGCGCGGGAGCAGCCAGTTCGACGAGCGCTTCATGGACATCGAGGCGTTCAACGCCAAGAGCGCGCACCTCAAGCGCGGCGTCGCGATCACCCCGGTCAAGTTCGGCATCTCGTTCACGGCCAAGTGGTACAACCAGGCCGGCGCGCTCGTGCTCGTCTACCGCGACGGCTCGGTGCAGGTGAACCACGGCGGCACCGAGATGGGTCAGGGCCTGCACACGAAGATGCTGCAGATCGCCGCGCACTCGCTGGGCCTGCCCCTCGAGCGCGTGCGCATCATGCCGACCCGGACCGACAAGGTCCCGAACACCAGCGCGACCGCCGCGTCGAGCGGCTCGGACCTCAACGGCGCCGCTGTCCTCGACGCCTGCGAGCAGATCAAAGACCGCCTCCGCCCCATCGCGGCGCGCATGCTCGACATCGACCCCGACGAGGTGGAGTTCGGTGACGGGGAGGTCCGCCGGGCGCATCTCTGGAGCCGCTCGGTGCCCTTCGCGGAGGTCGTCGAGAAGGCCTACATGGAGCGCGTGCAGCTCAGCGCGACCGGCTTCTACAAGACCCCGCGCATCCACTTCGACGCCAAGGCCGGCCGCGGCAAGCCCTTCCACTACTTCGCGTACGGCGCGGCGGTGACCGAGGTCGAGGTCGACGGCTTCACCGGCATGTACACGATCAAGCGCGTGGACATCCTGCACGACTGCGGCACCTCGCTCTCGCCTCTGGTCGACCTCGGCCAGGTGGAGGGCGGCTTCATCCAGGGGCTCGGCTGGGTGACCCAGGAGGAGCTCTGGTGGGCCGACGACGGACGCCTCGGAACGTCCAACGCCTCGACCTACAAGCTCCCCACCCTCGGCGAGGCGCCCGAGGAGATGCACGTGTCGTTGCTGCCGAAGGCCGAGGAGCCGGGCGTGGTGTACGGCAGCAAGGCGGTCGGCGAGCCGCCCTTCATGCTCGCGATCAGCGCGCGCGAGGCCATCCGACACGCCGTCAGCGCGTTCGCGAGCGCGGGTGAGCCGGTGGAGCTCGCCTGCCCCGCCACGCCGGAGAAGACCTACTGGGCCATCGAGAAGCTGATGGCGCGCGAGGCGAAGACGGCGATGAAGCAGGCCCAGGCGGTCAGCGGAGCGGCCGAGTGA